Proteins from one Rosa chinensis cultivar Old Blush chromosome 7, RchiOBHm-V2, whole genome shotgun sequence genomic window:
- the LOC112180191 gene encoding putative disease resistance protein RGA4 isoform X3: protein MAEALISVLLEQLASVVDIHTNEVVKLVLKADKDVKSFSSKLKAIQAVLEDAEKKQVTEARVRDWLQKLKDVSYEMDDVLDEWNTEILKQQVEEGKKKAEVSCGNETDWNLTSESIRLPVIKDD, encoded by the exons ATGGCTGAGGCACTCATCTCTGTGCTTCTAGAGCAATTGGCTTCAGTAGTAGATATACACACAAATGAAGTGGTGAAACTGGTTTTGAAGGCTGACAAAGATGTTAAAAGTTTCAGCAGCAAGCTCAAAGCCATTCAAGCTGTGCTGGAGGATGCAGAGAAGAAACAAGTGACGGAGGCCAGGGTCAGAGACTGGTTGCAGAAGCTCAAAGATGTATCGTACGAGATGGACGACGTCCTAGACGAGTGGAACACTGAAATTTTGAAACAacaagtggaggaaggcaagaAGAAG GCTGAAGTCTCTTGTGGAAATGAAACTGATTGGAATTTGACAAGTGAATCGATCAGACTTCCCGTAATCAAAG ATGATTGA
- the LOC112180191 gene encoding putative disease resistance protein RGA4 isoform X2, with protein MAEALISVLLEQLASVVDIHTNEVVKLVLKADKDVKSFSSKLKAIQAVLEDAEKKQVTEARVRDWLQKLKDVSYEMDDVLDEWNTEILKQQVEEGKKKAEVSCGNETDWNLTSESIRLPVIKGVLFKQW; from the exons ATGGCTGAGGCACTCATCTCTGTGCTTCTAGAGCAATTGGCTTCAGTAGTAGATATACACACAAATGAAGTGGTGAAACTGGTTTTGAAGGCTGACAAAGATGTTAAAAGTTTCAGCAGCAAGCTCAAAGCCATTCAAGCTGTGCTGGAGGATGCAGAGAAGAAACAAGTGACGGAGGCCAGGGTCAGAGACTGGTTGCAGAAGCTCAAAGATGTATCGTACGAGATGGACGACGTCCTAGACGAGTGGAACACTGAAATTTTGAAACAacaagtggaggaaggcaagaAGAAG GCTGAAGTCTCTTGTGGAAATGAAACTGATTGGAATTTGACAAGTGAATCGATCAGACTTCCCGTAATCAAAG GAGTGCTTTTCAAGCAGTGGTAA
- the LOC112180191 gene encoding disease resistance protein RGA2-like isoform X1: MYGFHQSTIGGHDDQQRIHRRKTSSLVDISMIFGREEEKEMLLSKLLRGSNEDGGRFLVIPIVGMGGMGKTTLAQLAYNNEKVAAHFDKKVWVCVSDPFDEIKIAKAIIESLLGTPSSSNELEILLQCIKTHIENKKLLLVLDDVWTEDETKWENLKLPIIMRSCEEGSSILVTTRKQGVAKMMRATNNMIYLDELNDEDCLALFNSIAFLDRKEDEADEFGAIGKEIVKRCKGLPLAAKTLGSQLWYKKTRKEWWDVLNSKIWELEEVEEQVFRPLLLSYYDLAPAVKRCLLYCAIFPKDYELKKDNLIELWMSQDYLNSKGEKEKRRIGQCYFESLSMRSFFQDFRKDVIGNVYGCKMHDIVHDFMMFLTKKECTIIDAAKGANKKIEPPGDKVRHLTLISVHEGPLPTSFVNCKNMRTLTLLDSRITTISPGSIMQMKCLRTLNLSCNKLNEVPKEIGELIHLRYMDLSGSYNLKELPDAVCDLYNLQTLVLVVCSKLEKLPKAMGKLINLKHLYVRGCWRLSYLPKGIGSLKSLQVLDCFYVCEVDDDDDEALKFGDLGIMDQLQGSLSIAYLGKDDASEIEKAQLGNKEHLSHLVVDFLGGQEQRKGDEEIVKALQPHQNLESLSILWCHGTTESLYWIKSLHNLRKLDLSCWRFCEVLPPLGKLPSLEILTISEMLNVKKVGVEFVGIEEEEEVSEILFPKLKRLSFSSMENWEEWAFLSEITIMPRLSELQISGSPKLKALPDFLYKIKALRTLDIRRCPILEAEYEEGVGKEWHKISHIPNLTIQSGWLN, from the coding sequence ATGTATGGCTTTCATCAATCTACAATAGGTGGCCATGATGATCAACAGCGTATTCATCGAcggaagacttcatctttggtcgaTATATCTATGATATTTGgccgagaagaagaaaaagagatgtTGTTGAGCAAGTTGTTGAGAGGGAGTAACGAAGATGGGGGGAGGTTCCTTGTCATCCCTATTGTAGGGATGGGAGGCATGGGGAAAACAACTCTTGCCCAATTAGCCTATAACAATGAAAAGGTTGCAGCCCATTTTGATAAGAAAGTATGGGTTTGTGTCTCAGACCCTTTTGATGAGATCAAGATAGCTAAAGCGATCATTGAAAGTCTCTTAGGAACCCCAAGCAGTTCAAATGAGTTGGAAATTTTGTTGCAGTGTATCAAGACTCATATTGAGAATAAAAAGTTACTCCTTGTTCTAGATGATGTGTGGACCGAAGACGAAACAAAGTGGGAAAATTTGAAACTACCAATAATAATgcgaagttgtgaagaaggaagtTCAATATTGGTTACCACGCGAAAACAAGGGGTTGCTAAAATGATGAGAGCAACCAACAACATGATCTATTTAGATGAGTTGAATGATGAGGATTGTTTGGCTTTGTTCAATAGCATCGCGTTTTTGGATAGGAAAGAAGATGAGGCTGATGAGTTTGGAGCTATTGGTAAGGAAATTGTGAAACGTTGTAAAGGTTTGCCTCTTGCTGCAAAGACTTTGGGTAGTCAACTGTGGTATAAGAAAACAAGAAAGGAATGGTGGGATGTTTTGAATAGTAAGATATGGGAATTAGAAGAAGTTGAGGAACAAGTTTTCCGACCACTGTTACTTAGTTATTATGATTTGGCCCCTGCAGTCAAAAGATGTCTTCTGTATTGTGCAATATTTCCCAAAGATTATGAGCTCAAAAAAGACAATTTGATTGAACTTTGGATGTCACAAGATTATCTTAATTCAaagggagaaaaagaaaagagaagaataggTCAATGTTATTTTGAAAGTCTATCAATGCGGTCCTTCTTTCAAGATTTTAGAAAAGATGTGATAGGAAATGTTTATGGGTGCAAAATGCATGATATTGTGCATGACTTTATGATGTTTCTTACCAAAAAAGAATGCACTATCATAGATGCAGCCAAGGGGgctaataaaaaaatagagcCACCGGGTGATAAGGTTCGTCATTTGACCTTAATAAGTGTACATGAAGGTCCACTTCCTACTTCATTTGTCAATTGCAAAAATATGCGAACCCTCACACTCCTTGATTCGCGCATTACAACCATAAGCCCCGGTTCAATTATGCAAATGAAATGCCTCAGGACATTGAATTTGAGTTGTAACAAGCTCAATGAAGTTCCAAAAGAGATTGGTGAATTGATTCATTTGAGATATATGGATTTGTCTGGTAGTTATAATTTGAAAGAATTACCGGATGCTGTGTGTGATTTATACAATCTACAAACTCTGGTCCTTGTTGTGTGTAGTAAACTAGAGAAACTACCCAAGGCAATGGGAAAGTTGATTAACTTGAAGCATCTGTATGTTCGGGGTTGTTGGAGGCTGAGCTACTTACCGAAAGGGATTGGGAGTTTGAAAAGTCTGCAAGTACTGGACTGCTTTTATGTATGTGaggttgatgatgatgatgatgaagcatTGAAATTTGGAGATCTCGGAATCATGGACCAGCTTCAGGGGAGCCTTTCTATAGCATATTTGGGGAAAGATGATGCGAGTGAGATAGAGAAAGCACAGTTGGGGAATAAGGAGCACCTCTCTCATTTGGTAGTAGATTTCCTCGGAGGTCAAGAGCAGAGAAAAGGCGATGAAGAAATAGTGAAAGCATTGCAACCACATCAAAATTTGGAATCTTTATCCATTTTGTGGTGCCATGGCACCACCGAATCTCTCTATTGGATCAAGTCTTTAcacaatttgagaaaacttgATCTCAGTTGCTGGAGATTTTGTGAAGTTTTGCCTCCTCTTGGAAAATTGCCATCGCTTGAAATTCTGACAATATCGGAGATGTTGAATGTGAAAAAGGTGGGAGTTGAATTTGTGggaatagaagaagaagaagaagtctcAGAAATTCTATTCCCCAAATTGAAACGACTCTCTTTTTCATCAATGGAGAACTGGGAAGAGTGGGCCTTTCTTTCTGAAATCACAATAATGCCACGCCTTTCTGAGTTGCAAATTTCTGGGTCCCCAAAGCTAAAAGCACTGCCAGACTTCCTCTACAAGATAAAAGCACTGCGTACATTGGACATTCGGCGTTGTCCAATTCTGGAAGCAGAATACGAAGAAGGCGTGGGGAAGGAGTGGCACAAAATTTCTCACATCCCAAACCTCACAATCCAATCTGGATGGTTGAACTAA